The region GTTAGTGGAGTGACTCAACGGCTTTTTCTACTTGTTTCGTAGCCACGAGCATCCCATATGGAGTTTCCTGATAATTGGATGATGAATAGCAAATCCCCCAAATCTTTGCTGTATCAGTGGCTATTTACGTTTGATAAGGTTCATTATCCACTTTAGAAGTTCAATAAAGCTCCGTCTCGACCCGGTTTCATTTGAGATGTTCAGTTGAACAATAATAATTATCAGCATTAGCAAAATAAGCAGTAATACAATTAAGGAGTGTGCCCAGGAATTTACTTTTATAAACTGCTGATATAGTAGTATAAACATATTTTAAGTTTCAAATACATAAATGCCCTACATTGAAAACAATGCACGTCCCACCTTTAACGATGCTATATTTAGTACAATTGGTAAAAAGATTAAATTCAAATAGTTCAGGATCAAATTACCCATCACGAGTCCAAGACAGTTCGGATAGATTAAAAATTAATTTATTGATGGGGATGCATCAGTTTTCTTTGTAACGCCAAGAAAGTTAAGGATGGTTTTTTCAGCTTCTTCTTTGGAATCCGCGCAAGGTTGTAGCTCATATCTTTTCACACCGGATTGTTTCAGCCAATCAGCCCAAAAAAGTTTTAGGATATCGAGATCGGTAGGATGGATCATAGCCCTGCCATCTCTCGACCTCGAGCGGTCAAATAGCTCCATTACCAACACTTCAACGTTCTTGAGTTTCTTGTTTTGTACTGGTTTAATCCGGCAATCTTTGCGCTTCCTGAAATAAGCCTCTAAGTCCTGTTCTCCAGAGCTGATGAAAGCATTTCTGAAATCGTCCACCCTCCTTTGGCTCAGATCATAACCCTGTCCATAAATTCCAGCTTCTATGTAGCCATCAGTAGTGATTATTAAAATGTTTTTGTACTTGTTAAAGTAGGTATTCCCGGCGTCGTCCTGTATACCGTTCTCTGTTTGCAATACACGTTCACCCTCAAACTCCTTTAGGTAAGTCCAAACATCAGCACCGAAGTTTTGGGTTTTTGCCACATTATAAATCCTGGAAAATTCACTGTTCAATCGCGCGATATCACGTTGTAAAAACTCAGCCGGGTTGTTCCTTCGTTTGATATAGTTTATCCGCGCCAGCTGATTAGTTCCGAATCGCCCAAAATCTAATGACAAAGATTGAGTTTGAACGTTATATGTGCCGATCAACCCCTTGTTGATGAAGTCTACCCGAAATTTATCCCGTTGTTGTTCGGACCTCCCCTGCTTCAGAATGGAGGGGTAAAGGTTTTCTGTCAGTTTGCTTAAAATTGTAACATCTTGTAGCGCTCTCGCATATTTTGCCGGGTTAACTCTATTCGATAGATCAGGTGCAAAAGTGATATTGTAATGCGTGATCTCGAACTTAGAGGGTCTCGGGTCAGAGTTGGGCAACATAAGGCCGGAAAGTGTAAGCGTTAAAAAAAGTAGGAGTTTATTCATGAGCATGGATCTTTACCCGTTTGTCAAGTTTATTGTTCGTTTTTAGTAACTGCCATTCTTGTGCTACTTCCTGAGCCTGCGCCGTCTTCTGTGTTGCTTTGGAAACGGCATATTCCAGAAACAAGTAGTCATTCCAGCCCTCCAAAAACACATTGATCCGATCTTTAAGTGCATCTACCGATATTGGCAGATTATCCGATTGTATATGCAGGGTATAAATGGTCGCAATTTTGTCAATGGTATCGTTGTCTGTTAACAGCTGTCGCCGTTCCTTTTGAAGTTCCTGATTTAACAGAATAGGTGCCTGCTGAATTGCCTGTTCAGTGTTTTTAATATCACCCTTTAGCTGAATAATTTTTTTCTCTAGTCCCGCAATTTCTTCTTGTAAGCCCAAAGTTTTATCAACTAACAGGAGTAATTCGTCATTTAATTGGCGCATCACTACCTGCTGTCGCTGCTGAAGCATATCAAAACTCCGCTCTTTAAACTGGTGTATGACCTTTTTATAAGCAAGTTTGAATAGCATAAGTCCAACAGCACCAAAGACAAAGACGAGATAAAAATTCATGTCCTTAAAAGCCATCATCGCTTCCCAAAGTTGGTCAACATTGCCCCTTGCATAGTTTACACCGTATACCGCCTCTGTAACTTTATAGGCTACAGCTCCGTCTAATACCAACACACCACTCCAATAGAGTAGTTGATTTAGCACCTCATTCTTGGTAAACCGGTCAATAACAGCGAATGCCAGGGGAATAAAAGCGAAAAGGAAGATGAAAAAAGGCGCGGTCCCACCCTTATGAAACACCTTAGTTACTGCATAAGGATTGAATATCTGGGCAACAGCAGCTGAAACGCCTAAAGCATCAGCTTCTTTAGCATCTGCAACGCTAAAGAGTAAAATATATGCAGCGGATGAATAGAAGATCAGAAGGTAAATAAATAAGACAAAAGCCAGCACAGCGGATGGAAGCATCTCAAACCATTTAATCGCAGGTCGTGCCTGCTCTTGCTCAGCGGCTCTCAGCTGCAACTCTATGCCAGCTTCTTGTTGTTTAATATGAGGTATTTGTGTTTGCCTGATTTCTTCAATTTCTTTCTGTAAGACCTGAACCTCAGCATCCAAATCTGTTGCTTTTCTATTCAGGTTCGCCTTGTTCAACTCATGTTCACGTTCCAGGTGATTAATCTGCAACTCGGAAATTTTATTTAACTTATCTTTTGTCTTAACACGCTGTTCATCAATGCGGGCCTCCAACCGCTTCTTTTTATCTTCTATAACGTCGATGTCGTTAATGAATACAGAATATAAAGTATCCAATGACTTATACAGTACCTGGTGATCACCGTGATTGGCTCTGCACCGCTCAAATCCTTGCTCCCGCAGCAGTTTTCTATCGAAACTGCCTACCTCTGCCGCAATCATGGAGTCCAGTACCTGCTCGAATTCAGCACCTGTTCTATCCGGACCCTCAACAGAAGCGCTTTTTACACGATCTGCTTGGGCAACTGTTTTAGCCCCTGGTAGATTAGAATCGCTTTTTTGCTCATTGATTTTAGCTTTGATCCCGATAAAAATTGCCATTAAACCTGTTACTGTTTCCTCATGGTTGGTACTTATGATGCTTTCCTGGTTATTTTTTCTGGCATTCTTTGTCCAATTGTAAGAACCGTGAAGGGCAATACGACGATCGATGACACAGAATTTCTGATTCATTATGCCATATCCACTATTCTTGATTTTCAGAACAGATGCACCTTTTGATCTTAAAAGTTCGAAATCAAGCTTTTCATTTTCCAGGTTATCCGCAATGATAATATCAACATGAATACCTTCATTTATTTTGCGCAATACTATATCAAACAAATCTTCGTCAGTGAACCACCCCGTAGCAATCAGAATCTCAAATTCCGCATTTAGAAGTTCACTTTGGATCTTGGCATAGATTTCCTTGTTGTCATTTATTACCTGCTGCTCTATTAGTTCCATCATTTTTTTTATCAGTTATCGGCCGAATTAACGCATTGTTGCTGAAGAGCGGGTTCCCTGTTATGCTGAACCTATAAGAAGCTTACCGGTCCGAAATCAATAGGTCTCAAAAACACTGTGGTTTAAGCCAAGTAAAGCTTAACAGCGTCAAATAATTGCTGTTTCAAGCCGAACAACCCCTCTAAGTCATCTAAATCATATCGTGTAAAATTCTTGTCTGGACCTGCAATCCCCACACTCAGCTTTTTAGTGTTGAAGTAAAAGCGGCAGATTGGTCTGCGGTTGTTGTCGTCCAGCAAAATGGCACAGTAAGACTGGGCGTCCCGCATTATAATTCTTTTGGTATCTACCACCTCAGCTAAAATGGCCTTAACCATCAGGTGTCCGGAAATTTCTTCGGCCGTAGTAATGATCTTTTCATCAGTATCTGCTGTATTACTGCCAGTGGTAAGGTTCTCTGAAGCTGACTCAGGTAGCACTTCCACCTGCAAAACAGTTTTAAGCCTATCATTAATTATGTCGCTCACATACACTGCGCAAGCGG is a window of Mucilaginibacter terrenus DNA encoding:
- a CDS encoding phospholipase D-like domain-containing protein, with the translated sequence MMELIEQQVINDNKEIYAKIQSELLNAEFEILIATGWFTDEDLFDIVLRKINEGIHVDIIIADNLENEKLDFELLRSKGASVLKIKNSGYGIMNQKFCVIDRRIALHGSYNWTKNARKNNQESIISTNHEETVTGLMAIFIGIKAKINEQKSDSNLPGAKTVAQADRVKSASVEGPDRTGAEFEQVLDSMIAAEVGSFDRKLLREQGFERCRANHGDHQVLYKSLDTLYSVFINDIDVIEDKKKRLEARIDEQRVKTKDKLNKISELQINHLEREHELNKANLNRKATDLDAEVQVLQKEIEEIRQTQIPHIKQQEAGIELQLRAAEQEQARPAIKWFEMLPSAVLAFVLFIYLLIFYSSAAYILLFSVADAKEADALGVSAAVAQIFNPYAVTKVFHKGGTAPFFIFLFAFIPLAFAVIDRFTKNEVLNQLLYWSGVLVLDGAVAYKVTEAVYGVNYARGNVDQLWEAMMAFKDMNFYLVFVFGAVGLMLFKLAYKKVIHQFKERSFDMLQQRQQVVMRQLNDELLLLVDKTLGLQEEIAGLEKKIIQLKGDIKNTEQAIQQAPILLNQELQKERRQLLTDNDTIDKIATIYTLHIQSDNLPISVDALKDRINVFLEGWNDYLFLEYAVSKATQKTAQAQEVAQEWQLLKTNNKLDKRVKIHAHE